The following proteins are co-located in the Thermococcus alcaliphilus genome:
- a CDS encoding MarR family transcriptional regulator — MTLTKGEVKVLTHIKGGKTLKELSNELGLSKGYLSTILHSLERKGLVVFEGKKPLIIKPAENKVMIIFRLVQKSFSYLPLDELLSGGNLKVLSALKVETPQPLWLLLLRANVSRATLYRALKELRERLIVGKREEGYFLVERFAPLKTFADEYFYLQNSMKAMEFDPNATLVWSGVEEMILATTTFKGKSVDGFQLTGLARFSDYGIPLISSGIYHYYWPAEELSLEDVVVHTLVSLYGARELLYVIVLLKTHPFDKKKLQMLATKFEVINTLNDILEYLAGKKKAYPFPSEEEVKELCNQYFGGCEE, encoded by the coding sequence ATGACGCTTACAAAAGGTGAGGTTAAAGTCTTAACACACATTAAGGGTGGGAAGACACTAAAAGAACTTTCAAATGAGTTGGGATTATCAAAGGGGTATCTTTCCACAATACTACACTCCCTTGAAAGGAAGGGCCTTGTAGTATTTGAAGGGAAAAAGCCTCTCATCATAAAGCCTGCCGAAAATAAGGTAATGATCATATTTCGGCTTGTTCAAAAGTCATTTTCTTATCTTCCTCTTGATGAATTGCTCTCTGGGGGGAATCTTAAAGTTCTCTCAGCTCTTAAGGTTGAAACCCCCCAGCCATTATGGTTACTTCTTTTGAGGGCAAATGTAAGCAGAGCAACACTTTATCGGGCATTGAAAGAACTCAGGGAGAGACTTATTGTAGGAAAACGAGAAGAAGGTTACTTCTTAGTGGAGCGTTTTGCCCCACTTAAAACCTTTGCTGACGAGTACTTTTATCTTCAGAACTCGATGAAGGCAATGGAATTCGATCCAAATGCGACTCTCGTATGGAGTGGTGTTGAAGAGATGATTTTGGCGACAACAACCTTTAAAGGGAAGAGTGTTGATGGCTTTCAACTTACGGGTTTAGCACGTTTTTCGGATTATGGCATCCCTCTGATTTCCTCGGGAATTTACCATTACTATTGGCCAGCTGAAGAGTTAAGTCTTGAGGATGTTGTCGTCCACACTCTTGTGAGTCTTTATGGCGCAAGAGAGCTACTTTATGTAATTGTTCTTCTTAAAACCCACCCTTTTGATAAGAAAAAACTCCAAATGCTCGCTACCAAGTTTGAAGTGATAAACACTCTCAATGATATTCTCGAATATCTCGCTGGAAAAAAGAAAGCATATCCATTCCCCTCGGAAGAGGAAGTGAAAGAGTTGTGTAATCAATATTTTGGAGGGTGTGAAGAATGA